A single genomic interval of Methyloceanibacter caenitepidi harbors:
- a CDS encoding tetratricopeptide repeat protein: protein MGELDAGLDDYGRVIELEPKQFEGWYNRGSAHIAARQYDDAISDLSEAIRLRPNVGYAYCNRGLSYLRKAERVKALADFEKGLSLWADMPLCYYGRGEIRLADGKYQEAIDDFTRGINSKPTAESLAQRATAYESIGEKKKALKDYRSALSLQPRLKTAAAGIARLTQNNQD from the coding sequence TTGGGCGAGCTTGATGCGGGTCTCGATGACTACGGCCGCGTGATTGAGCTCGAGCCAAAGCAGTTCGAGGGTTGGTACAACAGGGGCTCGGCCCACATTGCGGCGCGTCAGTATGACGACGCGATCTCAGACCTCAGCGAGGCAATCCGCCTGAGACCCAATGTCGGCTATGCCTATTGCAACCGCGGCCTGAGCTATCTGCGCAAGGCCGAACGCGTGAAGGCGCTGGCCGACTTCGAGAAAGGGCTCTCGCTCTGGGCCGACATGCCTCTTTGCTACTACGGCCGAGGCGAAATCCGCCTGGCGGACGGCAAGTACCAAGAAGCCATCGACGATTTTACCCGGGGCATCAATTCCAAGCCGACGGCCGAGTCGCTGGCGCAGCGCGCGACCGCGTACGAGAGCATCGGCGAGAAAAAGAAAGCCCTGAAGGACTATCGCAGCGCGCTTTCTCTGCAGCCTCGTCTGAAAACGGCAGCGGCCGGAATCGCGCGGCTCACCCAGAACAACCAGGATTGA
- a CDS encoding Crp/Fnr family transcriptional regulator — MLIEHKVLSSLREDGPRPGNALLQSLPVHELAVLMPLLERVPLAPRRVLQHAGLPIEHLFFVESGLVSVLAKVDGRSGAEVLLIGHDGAVGATVMLGGDTSDLTYFVQIGGSALRLSVDDLNRVAPEVPTLSQALKGYLHLCLMQSSQSAACSLRHAFVPRLARWLLDARDRSGLDRLPITQDLLARSLGVHRPTVSCAVKDFESAGVCAKDRGVVHIVDRLKLERVACHCYRFLRAQSDKWERSKVKRKIVIAMSSMLAALEAELLAS; from the coding sequence ATGTTGATCGAACACAAGGTTTTGTCCTCCCTGCGTGAGGATGGGCCGCGTCCGGGCAATGCGCTGCTGCAGTCCCTGCCAGTGCACGAGCTTGCTGTTCTGATGCCTCTTCTCGAACGCGTGCCCCTCGCGCCTCGCCGGGTGTTGCAGCATGCCGGACTTCCTATCGAGCATCTGTTCTTCGTTGAATCCGGCCTCGTCTCTGTGCTCGCCAAGGTGGACGGGCGCAGCGGCGCGGAGGTGTTGCTGATCGGCCATGACGGCGCGGTCGGAGCCACAGTTATGCTCGGCGGCGACACGTCCGATCTAACCTATTTCGTTCAGATCGGCGGTAGTGCCTTGCGGCTAAGCGTCGATGATCTCAATCGAGTTGCGCCGGAAGTGCCGACCCTAAGCCAAGCCCTGAAGGGCTATCTGCATTTGTGCTTGATGCAAAGCTCTCAAAGCGCGGCGTGCAGTTTGCGTCACGCGTTTGTCCCTCGCCTGGCGCGCTGGCTGCTTGACGCGCGAGATCGCAGCGGGCTCGACCGTCTGCCTATTACCCAGGATTTGTTGGCCCGCAGCCTTGGCGTGCACCGTCCAACCGTGTCATGCGCGGTCAAGGATTTCGAGTCCGCCGGCGTTTGCGCGAAGGATCGGGGCGTTGTGCACATCGTCGACAGGCTCAAACTGGAACGCGTCGCCTGCCACTGTTACCGGTTCTTGCGTGCTCAATCAGACAAATGGGAACGGTCGAAGGTGAAGCGAAAGATTGTCATCGCCATGTCCTCCATGTTGGCCGCACTCGAAGCCGAGCTTCTCGCGAGCTAA
- a CDS encoding HlyD family secretion protein produces the protein MTQTTNTWLVRAAIVAMVAGAAYVLWQNLRSDGPPEGFAEGNGRIEATEIDVATKIAGRVEKIDVREGDFVDAGQVLAVMDTEVLDAQLREADAELRRAKVGVKTAESQVSQREAEKTAAEALVAQREAELDAAAKRLARSEELVPKGATSVQVLDDRRAAYEGAKAAVAAAKAQVSAAEAAIGLAQSQVISAHAAVDATQATIERIKADIDDSTLRSPRYGRVQYRVAEPGEVLAAGGTVVNLIDLRDVYMTLFLPTIDAGRVKLGAEARVILDAAPQYVIPANVSFVADVAQFTPKTVETEEERLKLMFRIKARIDPALLEKHVRDVKTGLPGIAYVQLDPDIPWPDDLKVRLPE, from the coding sequence ATGACGCAAACGACGAACACTTGGCTCGTAAGGGCGGCCATTGTTGCGATGGTCGCTGGTGCCGCTTACGTGCTGTGGCAGAACTTGCGCTCTGACGGGCCGCCCGAAGGCTTTGCCGAGGGTAACGGCCGCATCGAGGCGACGGAAATCGACGTCGCCACCAAAATCGCCGGCCGGGTCGAGAAGATTGACGTTCGCGAAGGCGACTTTGTCGATGCCGGCCAGGTGCTCGCGGTGATGGATACGGAGGTGCTCGACGCGCAGCTCCGCGAGGCGGATGCCGAACTCCGGCGCGCGAAGGTAGGGGTCAAGACCGCCGAGAGCCAAGTCTCGCAGCGCGAAGCGGAGAAGACAGCCGCCGAGGCCTTGGTGGCCCAGCGCGAAGCCGAGTTGGACGCGGCGGCCAAACGTTTGGCTCGCTCCGAAGAACTGGTCCCGAAAGGGGCGACCTCGGTCCAGGTTCTCGACGACCGCCGGGCGGCGTACGAAGGCGCCAAAGCGGCGGTCGCGGCCGCGAAGGCGCAAGTGTCCGCGGCGGAGGCGGCGATCGGGCTTGCGCAGTCGCAGGTCATTAGCGCCCATGCGGCGGTGGATGCGACCCAAGCCACGATCGAACGTATCAAGGCGGACATCGACGACAGCACGCTGCGCTCGCCGCGCTATGGCCGCGTGCAATACCGCGTCGCCGAGCCGGGCGAGGTGCTGGCGGCGGGCGGCACCGTGGTCAATCTCATCGATCTCAGGGACGTCTACATGACCCTCTTCCTGCCCACGATCGACGCGGGCCGGGTGAAGCTCGGAGCGGAAGCGCGGGTCATCCTCGATGCCGCCCCACAATATGTCATCCCCGCGAACGTGTCCTTCGTGGCGGACGTGGCGCAGTTCACGCCGAAGACGGTGGAGACGGAAGAAGAGCGCCTGAAGCTGATGTTCCGTATCAAGGCGCGCATTGATCCGGCCCTTCTCGAGAAGCATGTCCGCGACGTCAAGACCGGGCTTCCGGGCATCGCCTATGTCCAGCTCGACCCGGATATCCCCTGGCCCGACGATCTGAAGGTGCGTCTCCCCGAATGA
- the rbbA gene encoding ribosome-associated ATPase/putative transporter RbbA gives MSAPPPHADGPGTAAAPVARLQGVRLRYGKAQALAGIDLDLPAGVMVGLLGPDGIGKSSLLSLIAGARAIQQGQVEVLGGSMAKAGHRRRVCPRIAYMPQGLGKNLYPTLSVAENIDFFAALFGHARAERERRIALLTKSTGLAPFVDRPAGKLSGGMKQKLGLCCALVHDPDLLILDEPTTGVDPLSRRQFWRMIDDIRCDRPGMSVVVATAYMEEAARFDWLVAMDAGTVLATGTPEELVARTGTDSLEAAFIELLPDEKRRAYKPVSIPPRPSDDHETAIEAKDLTKRFGDFTAVDHVSFEIQRSEIFGFLGSNGCGKTTTMKMLTGLLPPSEGQAWLFGHSLDPHDLATRRRVGYMSQSFSLYTELTVRQNLELHARLFEVPEDEISARVQEMVERFALAGVIDAYPAALPLGHRQRLSLAVAMIHKPEMLILDEPTSGVDPIARDAFWQMLVDLSRRDGVTIFISTHFMNEAQRCDRISLMHAGKVLITEAPDELVRACGVDTLEDAFIHYLEEAVANEPADEKAEAEAEKALAETMRWPEPKPRTGFWSGHINLRRLLSYTKREGLELRRDPIRLTLAMIGSAILMLVMGYGINLDVEDLTFAVLDRDQTALSQDYAFNLTGSRYFVEKPPIVGYEDLDRRMRSGELSLAIEIPPNFARDIARGRDVSVAAWLDGAMPTRGETARGYVEGMHALWLAEKARQAGAEDAHSGLANVEIRFRYNPDVRSVVAMVPGIIPLLLMLIPSMLTALSVVREKELGSIVNFYVTPTTRLEFLIGKQIPYIVLAMLSFFVLVILAVTVFGVPLKGSLLTLVGAGVLYAGAATGLGLLISTFMRSQIAAIFGTAVLTLLPAVSFSGMIDPVSSLEGLGRVIGEIYPTSHFLTISRGVFSKALSFSDLHAPFLALAVASPVLLFAATMLLKKQER, from the coding sequence ATGAGCGCGCCGCCCCCTCACGCCGATGGGCCGGGGACAGCGGCTGCCCCCGTGGCGCGATTGCAAGGCGTGCGGTTGCGCTACGGCAAGGCGCAAGCACTCGCAGGCATCGACCTCGATCTGCCCGCTGGTGTGATGGTTGGTCTTCTCGGACCTGACGGCATCGGCAAGTCGAGCCTTTTGTCGCTGATTGCCGGCGCGCGCGCGATCCAGCAGGGCCAAGTAGAGGTGCTTGGCGGCAGCATGGCCAAGGCCGGCCATCGGCGGCGCGTCTGTCCGCGCATTGCCTACATGCCCCAAGGACTCGGCAAGAACCTCTACCCGACCTTGTCGGTCGCCGAGAATATCGACTTCTTTGCCGCGCTGTTTGGCCACGCTCGCGCCGAGCGGGAACGGCGCATCGCCCTTCTCACCAAAAGCACGGGACTGGCCCCCTTCGTCGACAGACCTGCCGGCAAGCTCTCCGGCGGCATGAAGCAGAAGCTCGGCCTGTGTTGCGCGCTCGTGCACGATCCGGACCTTCTCATCCTCGACGAGCCGACCACCGGCGTCGATCCGCTGTCGCGCCGGCAGTTCTGGCGCATGATCGACGACATTCGCTGCGACCGCCCGGGCATGAGCGTCGTGGTCGCCACCGCCTATATGGAAGAAGCGGCGCGCTTCGATTGGCTGGTGGCGATGGATGCGGGCACCGTGCTCGCCACGGGCACGCCGGAAGAACTTGTCGCCCGCACCGGCACGGACTCACTGGAAGCGGCGTTCATCGAGCTTCTCCCCGACGAGAAACGGCGCGCCTACAAGCCCGTCTCCATCCCGCCGCGTCCATCCGACGATCACGAGACGGCGATCGAGGCAAAAGACCTGACGAAACGGTTCGGCGACTTCACCGCCGTCGATCACGTGAGCTTCGAGATTCAACGCAGCGAGATCTTCGGCTTTCTGGGCTCGAACGGCTGCGGCAAGACCACGACCATGAAGATGCTGACGGGTCTGCTACCGCCGAGCGAGGGCCAGGCTTGGCTTTTCGGCCATAGCTTGGATCCGCACGACCTCGCCACGCGGCGCCGCGTCGGCTACATGTCCCAATCGTTCTCGCTCTACACCGAGCTCACCGTCCGGCAGAACCTCGAGCTGCATGCGCGGCTGTTCGAAGTGCCGGAAGATGAGATTTCCGCCCGCGTCCAGGAAATGGTGGAGCGCTTTGCACTTGCCGGCGTAATCGATGCCTATCCGGCCGCGCTGCCGCTCGGTCATCGACAGCGCCTGTCGCTCGCCGTGGCCATGATCCACAAGCCGGAAATGCTGATCCTAGACGAACCGACCTCGGGCGTCGATCCGATCGCACGCGATGCCTTCTGGCAGATGCTGGTTGACCTCTCGCGCCGTGATGGTGTGACCATCTTCATCTCCACGCACTTCATGAACGAGGCGCAGCGCTGCGATCGCATCTCGCTGATGCATGCGGGCAAAGTGCTGATCACCGAGGCGCCCGACGAGCTCGTCCGCGCGTGCGGCGTCGACACGCTGGAAGACGCCTTCATCCACTATCTGGAAGAGGCTGTCGCAAACGAGCCGGCGGACGAGAAGGCCGAGGCAGAAGCCGAGAAAGCATTGGCAGAGACGATGCGCTGGCCCGAGCCAAAGCCGAGGACCGGCTTCTGGAGCGGCCATATCAATCTACGCCGTCTGCTCAGCTACACGAAACGCGAAGGGCTCGAACTGCGCCGCGACCCGATCCGGCTGACGTTGGCGATGATCGGCAGCGCCATTCTCATGCTGGTGATGGGATACGGGATCAACCTCGATGTGGAGGACCTGACCTTCGCGGTGCTCGATCGCGACCAGACCGCCCTCAGCCAGGACTACGCCTTCAACCTTACGGGCTCACGCTACTTCGTCGAGAAACCGCCCATCGTCGGCTACGAGGACCTAGACAGGCGGATGCGCTCCGGCGAACTCAGTCTCGCCATCGAGATTCCGCCGAACTTCGCTCGCGATATCGCGCGGGGGCGCGATGTTTCTGTGGCGGCTTGGCTGGATGGCGCCATGCCGACCCGCGGGGAAACCGCGCGTGGCTATGTGGAAGGCATGCACGCCCTGTGGCTTGCGGAGAAAGCCCGGCAGGCCGGGGCGGAAGACGCCCATTCGGGGCTCGCCAACGTCGAAATACGATTCCGCTACAATCCGGACGTCCGCAGCGTGGTGGCTATGGTGCCGGGCATCATCCCGCTGCTTCTGATGCTGATCCCGTCCATGCTGACCGCGCTTAGTGTCGTGCGCGAGAAGGAGCTCGGCTCCATCGTCAATTTCTACGTGACGCCGACCACGCGGCTCGAGTTTCTGATCGGAAAGCAAATCCCGTATATCGTGCTCGCCATGTTGAGCTTCTTCGTGCTTGTCATCCTGGCCGTGACCGTGTTCGGCGTCCCGCTCAAGGGAAGCTTACTGACACTGGTCGGCGCAGGGGTGCTCTACGCCGGAGCGGCGACCGGTTTGGGACTGCTCATCTCCACCTTCATGCGTAGCCAGATCGCGGCGATCTTCGGGACCGCGGTGCTCACGCTCCTGCCGGCGGTGAGCTTCTCGGGCATGATCGATCCGGTTTCATCGCTCGAAGGGCTCGGACGCGTCATCGGCGAGATCTACCCGACCTCGCATTTTCTGACCATCTCACGCGGCGTGTTCTCCAAGGCCCTGAGTTTCTCTGACCTGCACGCGCCGTTCCTCGCGCTGGCGGTTGCGAGCCCGGTGCTGCTCTTCGCGGCAACCATGCTGCTCAAAAAGCAGGAGCGCTGA
- a CDS encoding autotransporter domain-containing protein produces the protein MDRPRPAHKVLHPRITSAARHSLLLGTALASTLLLATVTAPTPAHAVVTCPPGTFPPPGPITLNPAGDSVNCVNVYDRNNAGDPVIDLVTTGAGQFITLNNSGDLTSPDDRGIRAYSQGLNSPVDVFNTGDIDSYRAGIYAKTRFGALDVFNAGHITGLYSGIQAATGTGGGPNSPLSLINTGDIDLQQGTAISASTYQAQSELSVVNTGALTGAEIGILANTDNDDSDIDVTNRGKISVTGNSTDPVFGINTFAYGANSSTTIDNTANIRATTSYGRGFGIYALSVDDDSAVTITNNAAISVDAKNGAYGIVGLTYGDNSPVKIDNTGDITVTSTVGGFEADGIDAITDDDDSAITVTNSGDIKATSRSFADGIDAESDGTNSSITVTNSGNLTIKATLGGAEGIDAGAFDDNSAVVVINDGRIHVDGYYANGIDAYSTDAGSPVSVTNRGDITAKAKQRTLGIYAGTYGDNSPITVNNSGDVNATSTQENAVAISAYTYGRNSPISINNSGSLYAKGAAADTGIAAYSYYANKTMITNTGEIGAASHVAIDVNGQGSATIFNAGLITGLVDLTEQNDRFFNQAGGVFETKKTSLFGGGDDLFVNQSGATVLAATNPNGREMSGFEGLETFKNAGGTISLVDGGVGDTFTIANTPGGADLKFEGGGYLAVDASLSGPGSSADNFIVDGDVTGQTKVMVNNTSTQPGIFNSQGIPVVFVEGKTPSAGNFVLADGPIDTGLFDYDLFFVPTGSGFWELRSFVGATAHALPKLLTAAQDIWHETSSTWFDRTADLRVVLNGGGAPAYDAGSKGLVEPSSNGLTPGVWIKGGGSRLDRQGNATTRAYGNTYNYDLDTELSTIDLQMGVDMGQYDVLSQGDVLIFGVLGGFVGAGLDYDSLGDNFDFSGGQVGAYATYLKGGLFVDTLLNVHLYEIDTPNLGFPDSLNATTVGLRTDAGYRFGSFTGGAFFEPLATIEVTWADIDGFNVGGNKVSFSDDANVRGRIGGRVGTTTEAWEGTMMEPFLIASLWGNLSEDNSATLVSSGTTFNFSDDLDDVWGELSAGVNLFNFSQTTAVFAKVDYTFGEDVQGLGGKAGVRVAW, from the coding sequence GTGGATCGCCCTAGACCCGCCCACAAGGTTCTTCATCCCCGAATAACAAGCGCAGCGCGCCATTCGCTGCTGCTCGGCACGGCGCTCGCCTCGACGCTTCTGCTCGCGACAGTCACCGCGCCGACGCCGGCTCATGCGGTCGTCACTTGCCCACCCGGCACTTTTCCGCCGCCAGGCCCGATCACGCTCAACCCTGCTGGAGACAGCGTCAATTGCGTGAATGTCTATGACCGCAACAACGCCGGCGATCCCGTTATCGACCTCGTCACCACCGGTGCTGGTCAATTCATTACGCTCAACAACAGCGGGGACCTGACGTCGCCCGACGACCGCGGCATCCGCGCCTATAGCCAGGGCCTCAACAGTCCCGTCGATGTTTTCAACACCGGCGATATCGACTCCTACAGGGCAGGCATTTATGCCAAGACCCGGTTCGGCGCGCTCGACGTCTTCAACGCCGGCCATATCACCGGCCTCTATTCCGGTATCCAGGCTGCGACCGGCACGGGTGGGGGCCCCAACAGTCCTCTCAGTCTCATCAACACCGGCGACATCGATCTGCAGCAAGGCACAGCCATCAGCGCGAGTACCTACCAGGCGCAGAGCGAACTCTCTGTGGTCAACACCGGTGCGTTGACGGGCGCCGAAATAGGGATACTCGCGAATACCGACAACGACGATAGCGATATCGACGTCACCAACCGCGGCAAGATCTCCGTGACCGGGAACAGCACCGACCCCGTCTTCGGCATTAACACCTTTGCATACGGCGCAAACAGTTCGACCACGATTGACAACACGGCCAATATTCGGGCGACGACGTCCTATGGTCGTGGCTTCGGCATTTATGCCCTTTCGGTTGATGACGACAGTGCCGTCACGATCACCAACAACGCCGCCATTAGCGTCGACGCAAAAAATGGCGCCTACGGCATCGTCGGCCTGACGTACGGAGACAACAGCCCCGTTAAAATCGACAACACCGGGGACATCACGGTGACGTCGACGGTAGGGGGCTTCGAGGCCGATGGCATTGACGCAATCACCGATGACGACGACAGCGCCATCACCGTCACCAATAGCGGCGACATCAAAGCCACGAGCCGGTCGTTTGCGGACGGCATCGACGCAGAGTCCGATGGCACGAATAGTTCCATCACCGTCACCAACAGCGGCAACTTGACCATCAAGGCGACGCTTGGGGGTGCTGAAGGCATCGACGCCGGTGCCTTCGACGACAACAGCGCGGTTGTGGTCATCAACGACGGCAGGATCCATGTCGACGGCTATTATGCGAATGGCATTGATGCGTATTCCACCGACGCTGGCAGCCCCGTCTCGGTTACAAATCGCGGCGACATTACCGCCAAGGCCAAGCAACGGACGTTGGGCATCTATGCCGGGACCTACGGCGACAACAGCCCGATAACCGTCAACAACAGCGGCGACGTCAACGCCACGTCGACGCAAGAGAACGCGGTCGCTATCTCCGCGTACACCTATGGCCGGAACAGCCCGATCAGCATCAACAATTCGGGTTCGCTCTACGCCAAGGGCGCCGCCGCCGACACGGGTATCGCCGCGTACAGCTACTACGCCAACAAGACGATGATCACCAACACGGGTGAGATCGGTGCGGCTTCTCACGTGGCCATTGACGTCAACGGTCAGGGAAGCGCCACGATTTTCAACGCGGGCCTCATCACGGGGCTCGTGGATCTGACGGAACAGAACGACCGCTTCTTCAACCAGGCGGGCGGTGTGTTCGAGACCAAGAAGACGTCGCTGTTCGGCGGCGGCGACGACCTGTTCGTGAACCAATCGGGCGCGACGGTGCTGGCGGCGACCAATCCGAATGGCCGTGAGATGAGCGGCTTCGAGGGTCTCGAGACCTTCAAGAACGCCGGCGGCACGATCTCGCTGGTGGACGGCGGTGTAGGCGACACGTTCACCATCGCCAACACGCCGGGCGGCGCGGACCTGAAGTTCGAAGGCGGCGGTTACTTGGCCGTGGATGCGAGCCTCAGTGGGCCGGGCTCGTCGGCGGACAATTTCATCGTCGACGGCGACGTGACGGGTCAGACCAAGGTGATGGTGAACAACACCAGCACCCAGCCCGGCATCTTCAACTCACAAGGCATCCCGGTCGTGTTCGTGGAGGGCAAGACGCCGAGCGCGGGCAACTTCGTGCTGGCGGACGGTCCCATCGACACCGGTCTGTTCGACTACGACCTGTTCTTTGTGCCCACAGGCAGCGGCTTCTGGGAACTGCGCAGCTTCGTGGGCGCAACCGCTCATGCCCTGCCGAAGCTGCTGACCGCGGCGCAGGACATCTGGCACGAGACCTCATCCACCTGGTTCGATCGCACGGCGGACCTTCGTGTCGTCCTCAATGGGGGCGGCGCCCCGGCCTATGACGCCGGCAGCAAGGGATTGGTTGAACCTTCATCAAACGGTCTCACGCCGGGCGTGTGGATCAAGGGCGGCGGCTCGCGCCTCGACAGGCAGGGCAACGCCACCACGCGGGCCTACGGCAACACGTATAATTACGATCTCGACACCGAGCTCTCCACGATCGACCTGCAGATGGGCGTGGACATGGGCCAGTACGATGTCCTCTCTCAAGGCGATGTGCTGATCTTCGGCGTGCTCGGCGGCTTTGTGGGCGCCGGGCTCGACTACGACAGCCTCGGCGACAATTTCGACTTCTCCGGCGGCCAGGTCGGGGCGTATGCGACCTATCTCAAGGGCGGTCTGTTCGTCGACACGCTGCTGAACGTCCACTTGTATGAGATCGACACGCCCAATCTCGGCTTCCCGGACAGCCTGAACGCCACCACGGTGGGCTTGCGCACCGATGCCGGCTACCGCTTCGGCAGCTTCACCGGCGGGGCCTTCTTCGAGCCGCTCGCCACCATCGAAGTGACCTGGGCCGATATCGACGGCTTCAACGTGGGCGGCAATAAAGTCAGCTTCTCGGACGACGCCAATGTCCGTGGCAGGATCGGCGGTCGTGTCGGCACCACCACCGAAGCGTGGGAAGGCACCATGATGGAGCCGTTCCTGATCGCGAGCCTGTGGGGGAACCTCTCCGAGGACAACTCCGCCACGCTGGTCTCGTCCGGCACGACCTTCAACTTCTCCGACGATCTCGACGACGTCTGGGGAGAACTCTCGGCCGGTGTGAACCTCTTCAACTTCTCCCAGACCACCGCCGTGTTCGCCAAGGTCGACTACACCTTCGGCGAGGACGTGCAAGGCCTCGGCGGCAAAGCCGGCGTGCGCGTCGCTTGGTAG
- a CDS encoding PfkB family carbohydrate kinase, translating into MASVVVVGSINLDIVATASRLPTPGAKVTDASLTRHPGGGAANQALAARRLGADVSLMGRVGSDPAADAALALLRESKVDLSGVVAVPDEATGVALIAVAESGENQIVVAPEANLRLISENLQIPAADALIGEHLAPGDAVARAIATFNGFTCVVLATASEVDETVLRDADLIVVNESEAAWYSESLALRDGLVAKTFGASGAALYRGSEELARASSPAVAAIDTTGAGDAFAAALTVALVEGQSYAAALRFACAAGAAATERHGAQPSLPTRDEVQRLLREYD; encoded by the coding sequence ATGGCGTCTGTTGTCGTCGTCGGCTCCATCAACCTCGACATCGTGGCGACGGCCTCGCGTCTGCCCACCCCGGGTGCAAAAGTAACAGATGCTTCGCTGACGCGGCATCCAGGGGGCGGCGCGGCCAATCAGGCTTTGGCTGCGCGCAGGCTCGGGGCCGACGTGTCGCTGATGGGGCGCGTGGGCAGCGACCCCGCGGCCGATGCCGCCTTGGCACTGTTGCGGGAGAGTAAGGTCGACCTGTCTGGCGTGGTTGCCGTGCCTGACGAGGCGACCGGCGTCGCACTGATTGCCGTTGCGGAGAGCGGCGAGAACCAAATCGTCGTGGCGCCAGAAGCGAACCTACGCCTTATTTCCGAGAACCTCCAAATTCCGGCCGCCGACGCACTGATCGGTGAACACCTTGCGCCAGGGGATGCCGTGGCGCGCGCCATCGCGACGTTCAATGGGTTCACTTGCGTCGTCCTGGCCACCGCTTCTGAGGTCGACGAGACCGTGCTGCGCGATGCAGACCTGATCGTCGTCAACGAGTCGGAAGCGGCCTGGTATAGCGAAAGTCTGGCGTTGCGCGATGGCTTGGTGGCGAAGACATTCGGCGCTTCAGGCGCCGCGCTCTATCGCGGCAGTGAAGAATTGGCGCGGGCATCCTCGCCGGCTGTGGCGGCTATCGACACGACCGGTGCCGGCGATGCTTTTGCGGCTGCTTTGACCGTCGCCCTCGTCGAGGGACAGTCCTACGCCGCGGCCCTGCGTTTTGCCTGTGCCGCCGGCGCGGCCGCAACAGAGCGGCACGGCGCCCAGCCGTCGTTGCCGACGCGCGATGAAGTCCAGCGCCTCCTGAGGGAGTACGACTAG
- a CDS encoding ABC transporter permease, with protein sequence MRVGHVWVLGIKELRSLARDRGMLVLIVYAFTLAVYASATAIPETLHRAQIAVVDEDRSPLSNRIVSAFYPPYFKTPALITHAEMDERLDAGLDTFALDIPPNFQRDVLAGHGATVQLNVDATRMSQAFTGSNYVNTIVSDEVRAFVERYRETYESPVGLTLRARFNPELTQSWFGAIMEIIDNITMLAIVLTGAALIREREHGTVEHLLVMPVTPFEIMASKVWAMGAVVLVACAVALIFVVQGMLDVPLQGSLSLFLVGAALQLFATTSLGILLATFARSMPQFGLLLILILLPLQMLSGGVTPRESMPEGIQMLMLATPNTHFVLAAQAILFRGAGLDVVWPQFLALAGIGLVMFGISLRRFRTKLGTMV encoded by the coding sequence ATGCGGGTAGGGCACGTCTGGGTTCTCGGCATCAAGGAGCTGCGCAGTCTCGCGCGCGATCGCGGCATGCTCGTCCTGATCGTTTATGCCTTTACGCTCGCCGTATACGCATCTGCCACGGCCATTCCGGAGACGCTTCATCGCGCGCAAATCGCCGTTGTCGACGAGGACCGGTCGCCGCTGTCCAATCGAATCGTCAGTGCGTTCTATCCGCCTTATTTCAAGACGCCTGCCCTCATTACCCATGCCGAGATGGATGAACGGCTCGATGCTGGGCTCGATACGTTTGCGCTCGATATCCCGCCCAACTTCCAGCGCGATGTGCTGGCGGGGCACGGCGCGACCGTCCAACTCAACGTCGATGCGACGCGCATGAGCCAAGCCTTCACCGGCAGCAACTACGTTAACACGATCGTCAGCGACGAGGTGCGCGCTTTCGTCGAGCGCTATCGCGAGACCTACGAGTCGCCCGTAGGGCTGACATTGCGGGCCCGCTTCAATCCGGAGCTGACCCAGTCCTGGTTCGGCGCGATCATGGAGATCATCGACAACATCACGATGCTCGCCATCGTACTGACGGGCGCGGCGCTCATTCGCGAGCGCGAGCACGGTACTGTCGAGCATCTCCTCGTCATGCCCGTCACGCCGTTTGAGATCATGGCGAGCAAGGTCTGGGCGATGGGCGCCGTGGTGCTGGTGGCCTGCGCTGTGGCGCTCATCTTCGTCGTACAAGGCATGCTCGACGTGCCGCTTCAGGGCTCGCTGAGCCTATTTCTGGTGGGCGCAGCCCTACAACTCTTCGCCACCACGTCGCTCGGCATTCTGCTCGCGACCTTTGCGCGTTCGATGCCACAGTTCGGCCTGCTACTGATCCTCATCCTTTTGCCGCTGCAAATGCTCTCCGGAGGCGTCACGCCGCGCGAAAGCATGCCGGAAGGGATTCAGATGCTGATGCTCGCAACCCCGAATACCCATTTCGTGCTGGCGGCTCAAGCGATCCTTTTTCGCGGTGCCGGCCTCGATGTGGTTTGGCCCCAGTTCCTCGCGCTTGCAGGGATCGGGCTCGTCATGTTCGGCATCTCGTTGCGCCGATTCCGCACCAAGCTCGGCACCATGGTCTAG